One genomic window of Arcobacter lacus includes the following:
- a CDS encoding putative nucleotidyltransferase substrate binding domain-containing protein, translating into MSILEQKTFISSIHPFENLTANELDDFAENLDIVYFKENEVIQAQESSPKFLYFILKGLIQEKQDDEVLSVYSKNEIFDSISLIENFSKNSFVTAEETICYILPREIFLKILHENITLEKYFFQSISEKLNNNILHEKNREMANIMIAKVKDARIHKAVIIDTEKTIFEAASIIKKEKIPTILLKDENDEMYIVTDSDFRQKVILNRMDFDDKVVKIATKGLIYIDENDFLFNAQLMMAKHGLKRVVVKNEKNEIIGILDQISLSSFFATNIFSVSNQIVKAETIEELKEASLSFIKIIKSLNAKGVKIDFISRLINQLNKKLLDKLYRILAPKELVEKSCLVVMGSEGRGEQILRTDQDNALIISDDCTISDEELKNFTQNFTETLVDFGFPRCEGNIMISNPYWCRKISDFKDLIFTWVNEPSGDNFMNIAIFYDALCVSGDIKMIKELKEYLFKVSSNSQTFYAHFAKVISSFDVPLGFFDGFVFNNKDEKHKDEIDIKRGGIFILVQGIRSLSLENKVLNTNTIKRINKLVELGILENEMARELIMAFNFLLNLKLKSNLAKLDKNLTIDNYINPNSLNKMEKELLKDSFKIINKLKKNLEFHFKLNYV; encoded by the coding sequence ATGAGTATCTTAGAACAAAAAACTTTTATCTCTTCAATTCATCCATTTGAGAATTTAACTGCTAACGAACTTGATGATTTTGCTGAAAATCTTGATATTGTCTATTTTAAAGAAAATGAAGTTATTCAAGCTCAAGAAAGTTCTCCTAAATTTTTATACTTTATTTTAAAAGGTTTAATACAAGAAAAACAAGATGATGAAGTCTTAAGTGTTTATTCAAAAAATGAAATCTTTGATTCTATTTCACTGATTGAAAACTTCTCCAAAAATAGTTTTGTAACAGCAGAAGAAACTATTTGCTACATTTTACCAAGAGAAATTTTTTTAAAGATACTTCACGAAAATATTACATTAGAAAAATACTTTTTTCAATCAATTTCTGAAAAATTAAACAACAATATCTTGCATGAAAAAAACAGAGAAATGGCAAATATCATGATTGCAAAAGTTAAAGATGCAAGAATACATAAAGCTGTTATTATCGATACTGAAAAGACAATTTTTGAAGCTGCATCAATAATAAAAAAAGAGAAAATCCCAACTATTTTATTAAAAGATGAAAATGACGAAATGTACATAGTTACAGATTCTGATTTTAGACAAAAAGTTATTTTAAATAGAATGGACTTTGATGATAAAGTAGTAAAAATAGCTACAAAAGGTCTTATTTATATAGATGAAAATGATTTTTTATTTAATGCTCAACTTATGATGGCAAAACATGGATTAAAAAGAGTTGTAGTAAAAAATGAGAAAAATGAAATTATCGGAATACTTGATCAAATCTCTTTATCTTCATTCTTTGCTACAAATATTTTTTCTGTATCAAATCAAATAGTAAAAGCTGAAACAATCGAAGAGTTAAAAGAAGCATCTTTATCTTTTATAAAAATTATTAAATCTCTGAATGCTAAAGGTGTAAAAATCGATTTTATTTCAAGATTAATAAATCAATTAAATAAAAAACTTTTAGATAAATTGTACAGAATATTAGCACCAAAAGAGTTAGTTGAAAAATCTTGTTTAGTTGTAATGGGTAGTGAAGGAAGAGGTGAACAAATCTTAAGAACTGACCAAGATAACGCTTTAATAATTTCAGATGATTGCACAATAAGCGATGAAGAGTTAAAAAACTTCACACAAAACTTCACAGAAACTTTGGTTGATTTTGGTTTTCCTAGATGTGAAGGAAATATTATGATTTCAAATCCTTATTGGTGTAGAAAAATATCTGATTTTAAAGATTTAATTTTTACTTGGGTAAATGAACCAAGTGGTGATAACTTTATGAATATTGCAATTTTTTATGATGCTCTTTGTGTATCTGGAGACATAAAAATGATAAAAGAGCTAAAAGAATATCTATTTAAAGTATCTTCTAATTCTCAGACTTTTTACGCACATTTTGCAAAAGTAATATCAAGTTTTGATGTTCCTTTAGGATTTTTTGATGGTTTTGTTTTTAATAATAAAGATGAAAAACACAAAGATGAAATTGATATAAAAAGAGGTGGAATATTTATTCTTGTTCAAGGAATAAGATCTTTAAGTTTAGAAAATAAAGTTTTAAATACTAACACAATAAAAAGAATAAATAAACTTGTGGAGTTAGGTATTCTTGAAAATGAAATGGCAAGAGAATTAATCATGGCTTTTAATTTTTTATTAAATTTGAAGCTAAAATCAAATTTAGCAAAACTAGACAAAAATTTAACTATCGATAATTATATAAATCCAAATAGTTTAAATAAAATGGAAAAAGAGTTATTAAAAGATTCTTTTAAAATTATAAATAAATTAAAGAAAAATTTAGAATTTCATTTCAAGTTAAACTATGTTTAG
- a CDS encoding 3'-5' exonuclease: protein MFRNIKNYFNKKNLRDKKYLYLFEDSRKKDEYVCFDCETTGLNPKKDDIISIGAVIIKDNMIISSKKFIRYVKPKTKLQAEAIKVHHIRECDLNNANDIDLVIEEFLEFIGNRTLVGYFLEFDISMINKYLKPKLGITLPNKTLEVSEIYHDYKIEIIPQGHIDLRFNSIMEELQIPSLGKHDAYNDALMTAMIFLKLKNTVK, encoded by the coding sequence ATGTTTAGAAATATAAAAAATTATTTTAATAAAAAAAATCTAAGAGATAAAAAATATTTATATCTCTTTGAAGATTCACGAAAAAAGGACGAATATGTTTGTTTTGACTGCGAAACAACTGGGCTTAATCCCAAAAAGGATGATATTATCTCCATAGGTGCAGTAATTATAAAAGATAATATGATTATTTCTAGTAAAAAATTTATTAGATATGTAAAACCAAAAACTAAACTTCAAGCAGAAGCTATAAAAGTTCATCATATAAGAGAATGTGATTTAAATAATGCAAATGATATAGATTTAGTTATTGAAGAATTTTTGGAATTTATAGGTAATAGAACTTTAGTTGGATATTTTTTAGAGTTTGATATCTCTATGATAAACAAATATCTTAAACCAAAACTTGGAATAACTCTTCCAAATAAAACTCTTGAAGTATCCGAAATTTATCACGATTATAAAATAGAGATAATTCCTCAAGGGCATATAGATTTAAGATTTAACTCAATTATGGAAGAGTTACAAATTCCAAGTCTAGGGAAACATGATGCGTATAATGATGCATTAATGACTGCTATGATTTTTTTAAAACTAAAAAATACAGTGAAATGA
- a CDS encoding acetate/propionate family kinase codes for MLVFVLNAGSSSLKYQLINAKNGELKASGIVERIGIDGILKQIVSENRKLTIEACIPTHKEAIELILETLTHDDTKIINSIDEIQAIGHRVAHGGEYFKKSTLVTEKVIKKIEELIPLAPLHNPANILGMKICMQLLPKVPNVAVFDTAFHQTMPEVHFLFPVPHEDYTEHHLRKYGFHGTSHFFVSQQAIKLLGNKKDSKIIVCHLGNGSSVCAVRDGKSINTSMGLTPLGGLMMGTRSGDIDPGIIPYLMDKKGMNTHQIIDYLNKKSGILGVSGISSDLREIISAANDGDQRAQVTIDMMCNRVKKYVCSYAGLLGGVDAICFTAGIGENSDIVREKVCHNLEFMGIEIDKEKNQLKNHQTREISKNNSKTKIFVIPTNEELVIAQDTFNLVK; via the coding sequence ATGTTAGTATTTGTATTAAATGCAGGTTCATCCTCATTAAAATATCAATTAATAAATGCAAAAAATGGTGAATTAAAAGCAAGTGGTATAGTTGAAAGAATTGGAATTGATGGTATTTTAAAACAAATAGTTAGTGAAAATAGAAAATTAACAATTGAAGCCTGTATACCAACACATAAAGAAGCAATTGAACTTATTTTAGAAACTTTAACACACGATGATACAAAAATAATTAATTCTATTGATGAAATTCAAGCAATAGGACATAGAGTTGCCCATGGTGGAGAATATTTTAAAAAATCAACTCTTGTTACAGAAAAAGTTATAAAAAAAATTGAAGAGCTAATTCCTTTAGCTCCATTACATAATCCTGCTAACATCTTAGGAATGAAGATTTGTATGCAGTTACTTCCAAAAGTTCCAAATGTAGCTGTATTTGATACTGCATTTCATCAAACAATGCCAGAAGTTCACTTCTTATTTCCCGTACCTCATGAAGATTATACTGAACATCATTTAAGAAAATATGGATTTCATGGAACAAGCCACTTTTTTGTTTCTCAACAAGCTATAAAGCTTTTAGGAAATAAAAAAGATTCAAAAATCATAGTTTGTCATTTAGGAAATGGTTCTTCTGTTTGTGCTGTAAGAGATGGAAAATCAATTAATACTTCTATGGGATTAACTCCACTTGGAGGTTTAATGATGGGAACAAGAAGTGGTGATATAGATCCAGGAATTATTCCATATTTAATGGATAAAAAAGGTATGAATACTCATCAAATCATCGATTATTTAAATAAAAAATCAGGAATTTTAGGAGTTTCTGGTATTAGTTCAGATTTAAGAGAAATTATAAGTGCAGCAAATGATGGAGATCAAAGAGCACAAGTTACAATAGATATGATGTGTAATAGAGTAAAAAAATATGTATGTTCTTATGCTGGATTACTTGGAGGAGTTGATGCTATTTGTTTTACTGCTGGAATTGGAGAAAATTCTGACATAGTAAGAGAAAAAGTCTGTCATAACTTAGAGTTTATGGGAATAGAAATTGATAAAGAAAAAAATCAATTAAAAAATCACCAAACTAGAGAAATTAGTAAAAATAATTCAAAAACAAAAATTTTTGTTATCCCTACAAATGAAGAGTTAGTAATCGCACAAGATACTTTTAATCTTGTAAAATAA
- a CDS encoding cation diffusion facilitator family transporter has translation MNLYLKNEQNLLRISIFSTILLAGIGIIFGLLARSSTIIFDSIYAMIDAVMTTLALIVARLITSSTSKDFIHNKLEKHFTMGFWHLEPIVLGVNGILLIGAATYAFINALDSFLHGGREILFGYAIVITLISIVVELSLGIFIKKANKSIKSEFLTLDSISWLISASMSLGFLFAFSFGYIIKDTNLQWITPYIDPFILIVVCIFIIPMPLKTVKKALSDILLVTPLELKEQVDKIAENIVKKYSFDSFRAYVARVGRGRQIELYFIVPKSWPAKKLEEWDLLRDEIEKELGNEDPDLWLTIVFTTDFEWAE, from the coding sequence ATGAATTTATATTTAAAAAATGAACAAAACCTACTTCGTATCTCTATATTTAGCACAATATTACTTGCAGGTATTGGAATAATATTTGGTTTACTTGCAAGATCTTCAACAATAATTTTTGATAGTATTTATGCAATGATAGATGCAGTAATGACAACTCTTGCTTTAATTGTAGCAAGATTAATTACTTCATCTACTTCTAAAGATTTTATTCATAATAAACTGGAAAAACATTTTACTATGGGCTTTTGGCACCTTGAACCTATTGTTTTAGGAGTAAATGGTATATTACTTATTGGAGCTGCAACTTATGCTTTCATAAATGCACTTGATAGCTTCTTACATGGAGGTAGAGAAATACTATTTGGATATGCAATAGTTATTACTTTAATATCTATTGTAGTTGAACTTAGTTTAGGAATTTTCATAAAAAAAGCAAATAAATCAATCAAATCTGAGTTTTTAACTCTTGATTCAATAAGTTGGTTAATTTCAGCTTCTATGTCTTTAGGATTTCTTTTTGCTTTTAGTTTTGGATATATTATAAAAGATACTAATTTACAGTGGATAACTCCGTATATTGACCCTTTTATTTTAATTGTTGTTTGTATATTCATAATACCAATGCCATTAAAAACAGTAAAAAAAGCACTTTCTGACATTTTACTTGTAACTCCACTAGAATTAAAAGAACAAGTTGATAAAATAGCAGAAAATATTGTAAAAAAATATAGTTTTGATTCTTTTAGAGCCTATGTTGCTAGAGTTGGAAGAGGAAGACAAATAGAACTATATTTTATAGTCCCAAAAAGTTGGCCAGCTAAAAAACTTGAAGAGTGGGATTTATTAAGAGATGAAATCGAAAAAGAGCTAGGGAACGAAGATCCTGACCTTTGGTTGACTATTGTATTTACAACTGATTTTGAATGGGCTGAGTAG